AGCCGCGCGAAGTGCTCGCGGTCGATGGTGTCGAGGGAAACGTTCACCCGGGTGAGCCCGGCGTCGGCCAGCGCCCGCGCGCGGTGGCGCAGGCCGATCGCGTTCGTCGTCAGTGCCAGCGGAACCCCGGGCGCCTGCCGGGCGCATCCGGCGACGATCCGTTCGAGATCGCGGCGCATGAGCGGCTCGCCGCCGGTGAAGCGCACCTCGTGCACCCCCAGCAGGCCCGTCGCGATCCGCACGAGCCGCACCACCTCCTCGGCGGTGAGCAGCCGGTCGCGCGGGATCTCAGGCAGGCCCTCGGCCGGCATGCAGTACGTGCAGCGCAGCGAACACTTCTCCGTGAGCGAGACCCGCAGGTCGCGGGCGATGCGACCGAAGCGGTCGAGCAGGTCGGGCACGTCGGGCCGATCGGACACGTCGTCGCCGTGATCGCGCACGATCGGCATGCCCATGTGTACCGCCGTCATCCGACCTCCGCTCCCATGGACCCAGTATGCCCATTTCCCGGTACATGCGACACCACATCCGCACACCTGTTCGTCTCGCGGGGTCGCGGCGCGATGAAGTGTCGGGGTCGCGGCGCGACGAAGTGTCGGGGTCGCGGCGCGACGAAGTGTCGGGCGTCACGACACCCTAGGATGACGGCATGACGAGCGCCAGGCGGTCCGTTGAGGAGCACGAACGGCACGTGGCGTCGCTGCTGCACACGCTGCGTGCGGGGTCGACGGCACAGGTGTCGTTGTCACATGCCCTGCACCGCACCCTCGCGGAGACCGTCGTCTCCCCCCTCGACCTGCCGTCCTTCCGGAACTCCCAGATGGACGGCTACGCCGTGCGCGCCACCGAGATCGCCGACGCGCCGGTGACGCTCCCCGTCCAGGGGGTGGTGGCCGCCGGGGACGGGGAGACGCGCCTCGAACCCGGCCACGTCCTGAAGATCATGACGGGCGCGCCGATCCCGGAGGGAGCCGACGCGGTGGTGCCCGTCGAGCACACCCGCGAGGCCGGGCCGGGCCGGGTGACCGTCGAGCAGGGGGTCTTCGCCGGGACGTACGTGCGCGAGGCCGGCAGCGATGTGCGCGCCGGGGACATGCTGGTGCCGGCGGGCACCGTGCTCGGGGCCCGGCACATCGCCGCGCTCGCTGCGGTGGGGGCGATCTCCGTGCCGGTACGGGCGCGGCCGCGGGTGGCGGTCATCTCCACCGGCAGCGAGCTCGTCCCGGCCGGCGACGCACTGGCGCCGGGCAAGATCTTCAACTCGAACGGTCCCGCCCTGGCGGCGAGCGCCCAGGCGAACGGCGCCGACATCGTCGTCATCGACCACTGCCACGACGATCCCGACGAGTTCGTCACGATGCTCGGGCACGCGGTGGAGGTCGCCGACGTCGTGTTCACCTCCGGTGGGGTGTCCCAGGGCGACTTCGAGGTCGTCAAGGACACCCTGCAGCCGCTCGGGGGCGAGTTCGTGTCGGTGGCGATGCAGCCGGGCGGCCCGCAGGGCACCGCCGTGTACGGCGGCGTGCCGATCCTGACCTTCCCCGGCAATCCCGTCAGCGCCCTGGTGTCGTTCGAGGTCTTCGCACGTCCGTCGCTGCGGGAGGCGGCGGGTCTGCCGCCCGTGACCCGGAAGACCGTGCCGCTCACCACCGGCGTGACCTCCGTGGCCGGCAAACGCCAGTTCCTGCGGGGGCGCCTCGACGAGAACGGGGTCACCCCCTTCCACGGGCACGGCTCGCATCTCGTGGCCGGGCTCGCCGCCGCCGACGTCCTTCTCGACATCCCCGCCGACACCACCTCCCTCGAAGCCGGAGAACTCGTGAAAGTTGTGACCCTGTGAGCGATCTCAGCCATCTCGACGACCAGGGCCGGGCCCGGATGGTCGACGTCTCCGCCAAGGCGGACACCACCCGGATCGCCGTCGCGGCAGGCGAACTCGTCACCACCCCCGAGGTGGTGGCGCTGGTCCGGGCGGACGACATGCCCAAGGCCGACGTGCTCGCCACCGCCCGGATCGCGGGGATCGCCGCGGCCAAGCGCACCTGGGAACTGATCCCGCTGTGTCATCAGCTGGCGCTGTCGTCGGTGAAGGTGAACTTCGGCTTCACCGACACCTCGATCACCATCGAGGCCAGCGCGAAGACCAAGGGGCCCACCGGCGTCGAGATGGAGGCCCTCACCGCGGTCGCGGTGGCGGGGCTGACCCTGCACGACATGGTCAAGGCGGTCGATCCCGCGGCCGTGCTGAACGGGGTGCGGCTGGTGTCGAAGGAGGGCGGCAAGCGGGGCCGCTGGTCGCGCGAGGACGCCGCACCGGAGACCGCCACCGGATCCGACGACGCCGCAGGCCGTTCCGCGACGGTGCTGGTCGCGTCCACCGGGGTCGCGGCCGGGACCCGCGAGGATCGCACCGGCCCGCTCATCCGGAGCTGGCTCGAGGAGCGGGGATTCACCGTGCGCGGTCCGCTGGTGTACGCCGACGCCGACATCGCCGCCGGGCTCTCCGAGGCGGTGCGCCCGAAGCCGGCGCTCGTGGTCACCACCGGCGGCACCGGCGCCTCCCCCACCGACGCCACCCCCGAGGCCACCCTCGCGCTGCTCGACCGTGAACTGCCGGGGGTCGCCGACTCGATCCGGCGGCGGGGTCTCGACGTCACCCCGCACGCGGTGCTCTCGCGGGGCGTCGCCGGGCTGGTGGGGCGTACCGTCGTCGTGAACCTGCCGGGTTCGCCCGGCGGCGTGAAGGACGGTCTGGCGGCGCTGGACCCGATCCTCGACCATCTGCTGGCCCAAGTCGCGGGAGGCGGCGCACATGAGTGAAATCCTGGCCCGGATCTCGTCGGAGCCGCTCGATCCCGCAGTGGTCGATGCGGCGGTGGCCGGTGACGAGCACGGCGCGGTGGTGGTCTTCACCGGCGTGGTGCGCAACCACGACGGCGGGCAGTCGGTGACAGCGCTGCAGTACCAGGCGCATCCCGATGCCGAGGCGTTCCTGCGCCGCTGCTGCGAGGAGGTGGCCCGGAAATCGGGGCTGCCGGTCGCGGCAGTGCATCGAGTGGGCGATCTCACCATCGGTGATCTCGCGCTCGTCGCCGCGGTCGCCGCGCCGCACCGCGCGGAGGCCTTCGCGACCTGCGCCGAACTGGTGGAACGCATCAAGGCCGAGGTCCCGATCTGGAAGCGTCAGCACTTCACCACGGGCACCTCCGAATGGGTGGGTCTGTAGCGCTCACCACGGGCCGCACCTGCACTGTGGGGTAGGGTGACATGGTTCGGGTGTCACGACGACACCCACCGTCGTGGGATACCGGCGGCCCGGGATCGTGCCCGGCCCGCACGCATTCGTGCACCGGCCTTCCTTGCGGCGATCGCACAGCACCATCGGGACCCTTCCCGTCGAGTGCACACACGCCGCATCGAAAGGCAGCGCTGTTCCATGACCACATCCTTCTCCGACCTCGGGGTACCCCGCCCGCTCGTCGCCGCACTGGGCGACGCAGGCATCACCAGCCCCTTCCCCATCCAGGTCGACACCCTCCCCGACACCCTCGCAGGCCGCGACGTGCTCGGCCGGGGGCGGACCGGCAGCGGTAAGACGCTGGCGTTCTCGATCCCGCTGACCGCGCGGCTCCGCGGTGCCGCCACCCGGGCCGCGGGCCGTCCGCGCGGACTCGTCCTGGCCCCCACCCGTGAACTCGCGACCCAGATCGCCGCGACCGTCGAGCCGTTGGCGCACGCCTCCGGCCTGCGGGTGACGACGATCTTCGGTGGTGTCTCGCAGAACCGTCAGGTCGAGGCGCTGCGTCGCGGTGTCGACATCGTCATCGCCTGCCCCGGCCGGCTCGAGGACCTCATGCGGCAGAAGTTCGTGAGCCTCGACGACATCGAGATCACCGTGCTCGACGAGGCCGACCACATGGCCGATCTCGGCTTCCTGCCCGGCGTCACCCGAATCCTCGCCGCCACCCCGAAAGACGGTCAGCGCCTTCTGTTCTCGGCCACACTCGATCGCGGTGTGGACAAGCTCGTCACGCGCTTCCTGAACGACCCGGTGCTGCACTCGGTGGACGAGGCGCACTCGCCGGTGGCCGCGATGACCCACCACGTCTTCGACGTGCCCGGTGTGGAGGCCAAGAAGGAACTGGTGCGCACGCTCGCCTCGGGTACCGGCCGCCGGATCCTGTTCATGCGCACCAAGCATCAGGCCCGCAAGCTCGCCAAGCAGCTCACCGAGTCCGGGATCCCCGCGGTGGATCTGCACGGCAACCTGTCGCAGAACGCCCGCGACCGGAACCTCGCGGCCTTCTCCTCCGGTGAGGCGCGGGTGCTCGTCGCGACCGACGTCGCGGCCCGCGGTGTGCACGTCGACGACGTCGAACTCGTCGTGCACGTCGATCCGCCCGCGGAACACAAGGCGTACCTGCACCGTTCGGGTCGTACGGCCCGCGCCGGCAGCGCCGGTGACGTCGTCACCATCGTTCTCCCGGACCAGCGCAAGGATCTCGCGACGATCATGCGCAAGGCCGCCATCGACGTCACCCCGATGAAGGTGACGGCCGACTCGGAGCACGTGCTGAATCTCGTCGGCGAGATCGCGCCGCTCGTGACGCCGACCCCGAAGCAGACCACCTCGAACGCGTCCTCCCGCCCGCAGCGCGACGGCGGACGCCGCCGCTCCGGTGGCGCACCGCGCCAGGGTACGAGTGGCGCACCGCGCCAGGGTAGTGGTGAACGTCGCGGCAACGGATCCGGTCGCCGGGGCGGTTCGGGTCAGCGTTCGGCAGCAGCAGGTGGACGCAGTGGTGCAACCACGGGTGGACGCAGCGGTGCAGCCGCAGGTGGACGCAGTGGTGCAGCCGCAGGAGGGCACCGCCGGTCGCAGGGCCGGACGTCCGCCGCGCGCTGACGGCCCGTCAGCGCGGCGTGAACCGGTGGATGGCGTACATCGCGTCGCCGGACACCGGTTCGGTCGCCACACACCGGCCCAGCCGGTCGCGCACGTCGTCGGTGTCGAGATCGGCGCCGATCACCACGAGCCGGGTGCCGTCGGACGCCGCGTCGGCCCGGCCCGCCGGGTCGAACCGGATGTGATCGCCGACGGTGTGTACCAGATAGGTGCTCGTCCGTAGGCCCGCCGCGACCCGCACGTATCCCTTGATGCGGAACACCCCCGGAGGCTGGTTCTCGAGGAAGTCGACCAGCGCCCGGGGGTGCAGTGCGTCGGTCGTCTCGAAGGTGATCGCGTCGTATCCGTCGTGCAGATGGGTGTGGTCGTCCTCGTCGTGCTCGTAGAGCAACTGGTCGAGGGTGAGCTGTTCACCGGGTTGCGGTCCCGGCCGCTCCGGGATGTCGAACAGCAACGCCGGGTCGATGCGGGCGTGTTCGGTCGAAACCACCGCGGCGCGGGAGTTGAGCCGGCACAGCCGGCTCAGCAGCTCGTCGTGGGTATCACTGTCGATCCGGTCGACCTTGTTGAGCAGCACCAGATCCGCGAGCGCGACGTGTTGTTCGAGTTCGGGATGCCGCTCGCAGGTCGCGTCGAACTCGACCGCGTCGACGACGAGCACGAGGCCGCCGTAGGTGACGAACTCGTTCTCCGATCCGACGACGAGCCGGATCATGTTGCGGGGTTCGGCCAGTCCGCTGGCCTCGACGACGATCACGTCGAGATCCGAGGAGCGGTGGGCGAGTTTGTCGAGCATCGCGTCCATGTCGCTGACGTCGACGGCGCAGCACAGGCAGCCGTTGCTCAGCGACATCATCGAGTCGACCTGCCCGGCGACCATCATCGCGTCGATGTTCACCGACCCGAAGTCGTTGACGATCACGCCGATCCGGGCGCCGCGGGTGTTGCGCAGGAGATGGTTGAGCAGGGTCGTCTTCCCCGAGCCGAGGAATCCGGCGACCACGATGACGGGGATCCTCGTCTTCGCCATGACCGCTGCAGCCCTCCTCAGGCCTTCCGGACGACGCTCGACTTGAGTTGCATGGGCCCGAACCCGTCGATCTTGCAGTCGATGTCGTGTCCGTCGACGCCGTCGACGAGCCGGATGTTGCGGACCTTGGTACCCGCCTTGATGCCGGTGGCGCTGCCCTTGACCTTGAGTGTCTTGACGACGGTGACAGTGTCGCCGTCGGACAGGACGTTGCCGACCGCATCGCGGATCACGCCGTCGGTCTCGTCGGCAGCCGCTGCCGCCGGCTCCCATTCGTAGGCACACTCGGGGCACACGAGCAGCGAGCCCAGCTCGTAGGTGTACGTGCTGGAACACTCGGGGCAGGGAGGCAGCTTCTCTTCCACGACGGGCATCATACGGGGATGCGTCTCCCGGGCCGCCGGAGCAGCCCGGGAGACGCATCGGTGCGGCGTCAGCTGCCGCGCTTGATCCACTCCTCGAGGTGCGGTGACTCGGTGCCGATGGTGGTGCCGTCACCGTGCCCGGTGTGCACGAGGGTCTCGGCCGGGAGAGCGAACAGCTTGTCGCGGATCGACCCGATGATGGTCGGGAAGTCCGAGAACGAGCGGCCCGTGGCGCCCGGTCCACCGGAGAACAGGGTGTCGCCGGTGAACAGCTCCCCCGCCTCCGGCAGGTACAGGCAGGTCGAGCCGGGCGAGTGTCCCGGCGTGGCGATCGCCTGGATGTCGGTGCCGGCGACACGGATCCGCTGGCCGTCCTCGAGCGAGCCGTGCGCGACACCCGGATGGGTCATCTCCCACAGCACGTCGTCGGCGGGGTTGAGCAGGATCGGCGCGTCGAGCTTCTCGGCGAGCTCGGGGGCGACGGTGATGTGGTCGTTGTGCGCGTGGGTGCACACGATCGCCACGACCTTGCGTCCACCGACCGCGTCGATGATCGGCTGCGCGGTGTGCGCGGCGTCGATCATGACCACCTCGGAGTCGTCGCCGACGAGCCAGATGTTGTTGTCGACCTCCCATTCGCCGCCGTCGAGCGCGAAGGTGCCCGAGGTGACGACCCGGTCGACGCGGATCGGCGAGGTGCTCACAGGACCACCACCGAACGCAGCACCTCACCGCGGTGCATGGTCTCGAAGGCCTTCTCGACGTCCTCGATGCCGATGCGCTCGGTGACGAACTTCTCGAGCGGCAACCGGCCCTGCTGGTACAGGTCGACGTAGGTCGGGAAGTCGCGCTCGGGCAGGCAGTCGCCGTACCAGGAGGACTTGAGCGAGCCGCCGTGCGAGAAGAAGTCGATCAGCGGCATCTCGAGGGTCATGTCCGGGGTGGGCACACCCACGAGCACGACGGTGCCGGCCAGGTCGCGGGCGTAGAAGGCCTGCTTCCAGGTCTCCGGGCGGCCCACGGCGTCGATGACGACGTCGGCTCCGAAGCCGTTCGTCAGTTCCTTGATGGCCTCGACGGCGTCGACCGAGGTGGAGTTGATGGTGTGGGTGGCGCCGAGATCGGTGGCCCATTCGAGCTTCTTGTCGTCGCGGTCGACGGCGATGATCGTGCCGGCACCGGCCAGGCGGGCGCCCATGATGGCGGCGTCGCCGACACCGCCGCAGCCGATCACGGCGACGGACTGGCCGCGGGTGACCCCGCCGGTGTTGACGGCGGCACCGAGGCCGGCCATGACACCGCAGCCGAGCAGGCCGACGACGGCCGGGTCGGCGCTCGGGTCGACCTTGGTGCACTGTCCGGCGTGCACGAGGGTCTTGTCGGCGAACGCGCCGATGCCCAGGGCCGGGGTGAGCTCGGTGCCGTCCTCTAGGGTCATCTTCTGGGTGGCGTTGAAGGTCGAGAAGCAGTACTGCGGCTGACCGCGCTTGCAGGCGCGGCACTGGCCGCACACCGCGCGCCAGTTCAGCACGACGAAGTCACCGACGGCGACGGAATCGACACCCTCGCCGACGGATTCGACGACACCGGCGGCCTCGTGGCCGAGCAGGAAGGGGAACTCGTCGTTGATGCCGCCCTCGCGGTAGTGCAGGTCGGTGTGGCACACACCGCACGCGGCGATCGCGACGACGACCTCGCCCGGACCGGGATCGGGGATCACGATCGGAACGACCTCGACGGGCGCTCCCTTCGACCGAGCGACGACTCCGCGGACGGTTTGCGACATGGTGTCTCCATTCGTGATCCGACCGGCCGCAACGGGCCGGTTCCTGACGGTGACTCCGACCCTATCCACCTTCGGGCCCGTGCGCGCCTGATCGAACGACGGGGTCGGCCCGCCCGAACGGACAGGCCGGACAGGTCCGGGAACGAAGGCTGCGAAACGGTGACGGTGTAACGCCGTCACCCGCCCGGACGACACTCGTGGTGACCCGCCGGCACGCCTGCAGCACACGGCTCGCACGCCGAGAAACGGATTGGTATCACTTTCATGGCACTTCGAATGTCGACGTCGCGACGTATCCTCGCCGGAGTTCTCGCTCCGACCGCGCTGGGAGTGGCGGCCGCCGCCGCAATCCTCCTGCCACAGCAGAAATCTCCCACCGTCGCCGATCCCGCGCTGGCCGGCATGGCGTCGACCGCCGAGTGCCACGATCTCGTCAGTCTCGGGATCGGCGGCCGCAACGACATCCCCCGC
This region of Rhodococcus sp. Z13 genomic DNA includes:
- the glp gene encoding gephyrin-like molybdotransferase Glp — its product is MTSARRSVEEHERHVASLLHTLRAGSTAQVSLSHALHRTLAETVVSPLDLPSFRNSQMDGYAVRATEIADAPVTLPVQGVVAAGDGETRLEPGHVLKIMTGAPIPEGADAVVPVEHTREAGPGRVTVEQGVFAGTYVREAGSDVRAGDMLVPAGTVLGARHIAALAAVGAISVPVRARPRVAVISTGSELVPAGDALAPGKIFNSNGPALAASAQANGADIVVIDHCHDDPDEFVTMLGHAVEVADVVFTSGGVSQGDFEVVKDTLQPLGGEFVSVAMQPGGPQGTAVYGGVPILTFPGNPVSALVSFEVFARPSLREAAGLPPVTRKTVPLTTGVTSVAGKRQFLRGRLDENGVTPFHGHGSHLVAGLAAADVLLDIPADTTSLEAGELVKVVTL
- the moaCB gene encoding bifunctional molybdenum cofactor biosynthesis protein MoaC/MoaB gives rise to the protein MSDLSHLDDQGRARMVDVSAKADTTRIAVAAGELVTTPEVVALVRADDMPKADVLATARIAGIAAAKRTWELIPLCHQLALSSVKVNFGFTDTSITIEASAKTKGPTGVEMEALTAVAVAGLTLHDMVKAVDPAAVLNGVRLVSKEGGKRGRWSREDAAPETATGSDDAAGRSATVLVASTGVAAGTREDRTGPLIRSWLEERGFTVRGPLVYADADIAAGLSEAVRPKPALVVTTGGTGASPTDATPEATLALLDRELPGVADSIRRRGLDVTPHAVLSRGVAGLVGRTVVVNLPGSPGGVKDGLAALDPILDHLLAQVAGGGAHE
- a CDS encoding molybdenum cofactor biosynthesis protein MoaE, with protein sequence MSEILARISSEPLDPAVVDAAVAGDEHGAVVVFTGVVRNHDGGQSVTALQYQAHPDAEAFLRRCCEEVARKSGLPVAAVHRVGDLTIGDLALVAAVAAPHRAEAFATCAELVERIKAEVPIWKRQHFTTGTSEWVGL
- a CDS encoding DEAD/DEAH box helicase; this encodes MTTSFSDLGVPRPLVAALGDAGITSPFPIQVDTLPDTLAGRDVLGRGRTGSGKTLAFSIPLTARLRGAATRAAGRPRGLVLAPTRELATQIAATVEPLAHASGLRVTTIFGGVSQNRQVEALRRGVDIVIACPGRLEDLMRQKFVSLDDIEITVLDEADHMADLGFLPGVTRILAATPKDGQRLLFSATLDRGVDKLVTRFLNDPVLHSVDEAHSPVAAMTHHVFDVPGVEAKKELVRTLASGTGRRILFMRTKHQARKLAKQLTESGIPAVDLHGNLSQNARDRNLAAFSSGEARVLVATDVAARGVHVDDVELVVHVDPPAEHKAYLHRSGRTARAGSAGDVVTIVLPDQRKDLATIMRKAAIDVTPMKVTADSEHVLNLVGEIAPLVTPTPKQTTSNASSRPQRDGGRRRSGGAPRQGTSGAPRQGSGERRGNGSGRRGGSGQRSAAAGGRSGATTGGRSGAAAGGRSGAAAGGHRRSQGRTSAAR
- a CDS encoding CobW family GTP-binding protein, producing MAKTRIPVIVVAGFLGSGKTTLLNHLLRNTRGARIGVIVNDFGSVNIDAMMVAGQVDSMMSLSNGCLCCAVDVSDMDAMLDKLAHRSSDLDVIVVEASGLAEPRNMIRLVVGSENEFVTYGGLVLVVDAVEFDATCERHPELEQHVALADLVLLNKVDRIDSDTHDELLSRLCRLNSRAAVVSTEHARIDPALLFDIPERPGPQPGEQLTLDQLLYEHDEDDHTHLHDGYDAITFETTDALHPRALVDFLENQPPGVFRIKGYVRVAAGLRTSTYLVHTVGDHIRFDPAGRADAASDGTRLVVIGADLDTDDVRDRLGRCVATEPVSGDAMYAIHRFTPR
- a CDS encoding zinc ribbon domain-containing protein YjdM is translated as MPVVEEKLPPCPECSSTYTYELGSLLVCPECAYEWEPAAAAADETDGVIRDAVGNVLSDGDTVTVVKTLKVKGSATGIKAGTKVRNIRLVDGVDGHDIDCKIDGFGPMQLKSSVVRKA
- a CDS encoding MBL fold metallo-hydrolase, encoding MSTSPIRVDRVVTSGTFALDGGEWEVDNNIWLVGDDSEVVMIDAAHTAQPIIDAVGGRKVVAIVCTHAHNDHITVAPELAEKLDAPILLNPADDVLWEMTHPGVAHGSLEDGQRIRVAGTDIQAIATPGHSPGSTCLYLPEAGELFTGDTLFSGGPGATGRSFSDFPTIIGSIRDKLFALPAETLVHTGHGDGTTIGTESPHLEEWIKRGS
- a CDS encoding S-(hydroxymethyl)mycothiol dehydrogenase, translating into MSQTVRGVVARSKGAPVEVVPIVIPDPGPGEVVVAIAACGVCHTDLHYREGGINDEFPFLLGHEAAGVVESVGEGVDSVAVGDFVVLNWRAVCGQCRACKRGQPQYCFSTFNATQKMTLEDGTELTPALGIGAFADKTLVHAGQCTKVDPSADPAVVGLLGCGVMAGLGAAVNTGGVTRGQSVAVIGCGGVGDAAIMGARLAGAGTIIAVDRDDKKLEWATDLGATHTINSTSVDAVEAIKELTNGFGADVVIDAVGRPETWKQAFYARDLAGTVVLVGVPTPDMTLEMPLIDFFSHGGSLKSSWYGDCLPERDFPTYVDLYQQGRLPLEKFVTERIGIEDVEKAFETMHRGEVLRSVVVL